The Pungitius pungitius chromosome 14, fPunPun2.1, whole genome shotgun sequence genome contains the following window.
AAATGCCAGCATGTAACCAGTGAGACAACACCGGGGCTCTAAAACATTAGTGGTAAAAGTTTTCAAAagaccaaaatataaaaaatatatttcatgaaATCCTCACATGATGTTTTAGCTCAATAATGAGGTTTTTCATTGACAGTCTTCAGCTATTTAAATGCAGACTCAGTTTTCCGGTCAGGTGATTCATTTGGCCAAATTAAAGACAAACAAAGACCAAAACTGCAACGTCATCGTGCATACGCAGGATTCATTCATGATTTTCAAAATTGTGGCGTGATACAACATTCGATTTGTTAAACCACGCCCTCAAAAGATACAAAGCTCAATTGCATAACCATTTACTTTTATTAGGTCACACATTGTAACGCGAGTTACACGCCATTTGaggtatttattaatattaattttcttattttgttttactcTCTATATAAAGATAAAGgcccttttctcctcctgtgcAGTCTTCAGCAATTTAAATGCAGACTCAGTTGGTTTCCGGTCAGGTGATTCATTTGGCCAAATTAAAGGCGAAACAAAGACCAAAACTGCAACGTCAGCTGCGCTGCTGTGTCATCGTGCACACGCCGCGATTCATTCAGCGTTTTCAATACGATGGCGTGATGCAACATTCTATTTGGGAACCACACCCTCAAAAGAATACAGTTTATTTGACAAGTCACACATAAACACGTGTCAAACAAAACATGGGCTAAAGGATGAGGTTCCCACTTGAACGGGACACACGAGCAATCCGCCCAGGTGATTGTGGCCCTTCCATTGGTGGAACTGCAGTTGTAGGCCACTGTGTGACCAAATACCGGGTGGAGGGTTGTGTTGATAGGACTGGGTGGGACAAACCTTGCCCGGATGGCACCGGTTGGGTCTGACACAACCTCACCTCTCCCAGTCAATACATGGTCATTTGTGAACTTAGCCAGCCAATCGCAATAGGAGGAGTAGTGGTTGTCTTTTATGCAAACTTAAATAAGCTATATTGCTTATTCAAATTGGttctattgattttttttcaaccgTTTAATTTTAGATATCCTGTTTAATGTTATCCAGGAATTTCCCTAGATCTTGTCAGAGATTTAAACCGAATTATaatacatgtagtaatgtttagtgtcacaactatagtttgtgtgttattagatattagttattacattagcaGATCAAATAATTGCAATATGAATCAAACACATAAGTGTTCTAGCTATTAGATGATGACAAGATTATGCATGCTATGTAATGTTACACAATGATGCTTAAAGCCATATGTATATTCAttgaatgcattggaatgttgAGGGAAAGATTAAAAGGTTTCAGTTCGTTTTCCCAGCTGAGCCTGAAGAAGAGGCAGGCAGAAGCCTCCTGTGAACCAATATTGATGGTCATatgatattataaatattattccattcatactttatttcactttgtaactgTATTGCTTATTACTACTGTtagtttttaaattctttatcattttttaaattccagcCAGTTGACAGTAATGACTTCTCGTGTCAGAAGGGGCGAAGGTAACGGCAGGGATCCTTGATCAGAGGTTCAGAACTCCACACTCTCTCTGACTCTCATTTAGATGAGTGCTGGCCAAAACAAGTTCATTATAATTTATGTTTGCGGCATACTACTGCAAATAAAAATACCTTTTGCCAACTTTTTTGTTATAAGTTTGTAAAACGTTTAGGCAGCTTACAACCTGTGTTTCATAAGAAATGCATGGTGAATGATGAAATATCAAATCGTGAACTTTGAGTGGGAGGAGCTACGCATTTCTTGACGTCAGATAAAATAAACACGGAAGTGAGCGCCATCTCCCGGCGgcgtcagccaatcagaaagaAGGCGTCCGGCCGTAACGCACGGTCATTGGTCTGACCTTTCCCCGCCCCCTCTACGGCTCATGTAGATAATAACAACCGGAACCCGGCCTAGCATGTGGATCGAGACAGTCCTGTTGGACCATATCTAGCTTGTGTTCTCGCTAATGCCCCGGACACATCGGGTCCTCCGCCGGATTAgcgaagagaaagaagaaaaaaagccccagACCGAGCAGCAGTATGTCGGCCGACGGCGTGTTCAGGACCCGCTCTCTCGGTGTCGCCGCCGAGGGACTTCCGGACCAGTACGCCGACGGCAAAGCGGCGAAAGTCTGGGAGCTGTACATCGGGGACACTCAGAGCAGGACTCAGGAGTACAAAAGCTGGGTGGTGTCTCTGCTGAGAGAGCACGGCGTGCAGAGGATACTGGATGTAGCCTGCGGAACAGGGTAATGTTCAGGGCCCGGTTCAGCTGTTCCACGGGAGAGGGCTTGGAATCCGAGCCAGACGTCGTTAGACGTTTGCGCAATTAAAcggaaatcattttttttaaaatcatcgAAGACAACACCTTGGCTCCAGCGTTTCTATAAATGTTCAGTATTTGCACAACCCAGTGTCTAATTCGGCGTTATTACTATATATCAATAATCTGTTTATTCAATATCGTGTATAtagcgtgttttttttattgtgaccaTTCCAAAAGAAAACGCATAGCAGAGATTCATTTGGTTCAgttgttattattttccttttttttttaaacttatttgtACGAAACATAATACATAAGCGGATTAAATAGTTAATTTCGAGTTCAGATTTGAATCACGTTAAAGTACTAAACGTGCCTAAATCCACTTGACGATCCTTCTGCATTAACCCGGTTAGTTTAGACTTTCCTGGAATGTGAAACCCGCAGACTGTTTTAACTCTGCACACTGTCCGGATCAGGCCAGCGACGAGTCAATCAAAGTGCTGAGTTGCACCAGCCGCTGTTTCCTCTGTAGCTGGAAATACCAGTTTAGtttgttaaaccccccccccccccccccccccccggacctgAGTGCTGTGATGCAACATCCCCACATCCCCTTTATGATTACACCTGTTGCCCCCATTTGAAGCACATTCCAATCAACACAAGGCCCCTGAACAGGAGATGGCAGGTTCAGTGGTTAATAAACCTGCTGTGGGTTGCAGAATGGAGTTTTGACTGGTTCCATTCAGTCTGTTTACCTCTGCTGATAATGTATCTGTGGCcttgaacagcagcagcagcagcagcaggaaggccaATGGCTGACCTCAGACGAGGGCCTCCCTATTCTTTAACCTGTTTATGTAGCCCCTCCATCCACCTAAAGTGGCATTTATCTCTGTTGAATTCAATATTATTGTCATATTTTGCCAATTTTTAACAGCCTGCTAAATGGGCGGcttgaaaacatttgttttcattttgaatcacCCGAAAAGCTGTAATTACAGCCATTTCTTTCTTAAAGCGTTTAGTCACCCTTTAATCACGAACTCCTCCTCTCGTGATTGACACCACACTTGCGTCCCGCAAAACACAAGTGGTAAAACTCCCCGACTGCGCCCTGTAGAACacgcgtgtgggggggggggcggctcctctCACCTCTCTCGGTGGAATGAGGTTACAAATGGCCTCACTATTTCGGGCCGTCTAAATGCGCCCGTGATGCCGGGCTCTCCAGTTGTTGTGCCAACGTGAGCGCTGTCAAAGATCCCATCGGAACGCGCGGACTCATCTCAAGTagtttttttgctcttttgctCCTGAAAGAAGTTCCTTTTAGATCTGAAGAATGTGATTTCACTTTAGCTACAATTACATAGTTTCATTTTTACCGTTTGTGCGTTTATTctaatgtcaaatgtttttctatGCTGTTGTATTACAGTTGTTGTTCTTTATGGTGCATCAGCTTTGAGTCTGATGTTTTTCTGTAGTTCTGGCGGATTGCTTAATATAAACTCAGCCTTTTAATTATTTGGAAATACTTCAGCATGACAAAAACAAGTCAACAGCCTCAATTCAGACTTTTGTCCTGGGTTCATGTTGTTCTTTCCCGGCTTTCTACCTAACTTCATATCAATAAGCTCTTTTATTTCTGTAAATCATTAAAGCGATGATGACATCCCGAATTAAACTGCATCGCTTTTTAAAGATGAGGAACTTTTAAGTTCACACATTCACAGCAGGATGAGCATTGTTGACGTGTTTGGCCCCCAACATTGCGCGTTGTTGTAGATAATACCACGGAACTTGTACTCAAAGAACACTTGTTTTCGCAGCGTCGACTCCATCATGTTGGTGGAGGAAGGCTTTAAGACGGTGAGCGTGGACGCCAGCGACAAAATGCTCAAGTACGCCCTGAAGTCGAGatgggagaggagaagagagccgGCGTTTGATCAGTGGGGTGCGTCctgttctcctttttttatcttttctgGGATAAACCGTAACACAACCCTAACACCTAACCCTCTTCGTGACCTCCTTCTACCCCCAGTGATCGAAGAGGCCAACTGGTTGACGTTACCAGACGACATTAAGAAACCAGGCGCCGGCTTCGACGCCGTCATCTGCCTCGGGAACTCGTTTGCCCACCTGCCCGACTTTAAAGGTCAGCCAGAGGGTCAAAAGGGGTCACAACCCTCGCTTATCGCTGCGTTTGTCCAGCGACCCTTTTGAGCATTGACCCTTTTTGAAGTGTTCAACCGCTACTGCGGTTCAGGGTTGTTGGCAAAATAAACGATTCTAAACCCGGATCGTTTGAATAGCGCGTGTACCTGAAATGGAACGCGCAGTTTCCATAGACGACGTGCTCAAAACCAATATTTTAATTAGTTGATCGTTTAAAAcagctgaatgttttttgtttttttacattttgaaaaaaaaagtgcatctgGGTTCAATGGGTTGAGTGCAActgtacacttttttttttttttaaattaaattgaagaTCATCTCATGTCGTTGTTCTCAGGGGACCAGAGCGACCAAAAGTTGGCCCTCCAGAATATCGCCAGCATGGTGAGACCGGGTGGCATCCTCATCATCGACCATCGGAATTACGACTACATCCTGGAGACGGGCCAGGCTCCTCAAGGCAAGAACATCTACTACAAGGTACCCGGCTCTGCACTCTTTAGACCCGGCGTTTGGCATGACTCGCCCTGGTTCAATCGCGTTCATGTGGAGGCTCGAGAATTAAAGGTGTGACTTTCACGTTGTTCTTATTTCATTCGGTTGTATGCGTTTATGTAAAAACACGTTGAGGAAGACCCTCGTTCGTGGAGTGATTCCCTCAAAAGTGAAATCCTGAACATGCAGAAAGGGtctgtttttattatattttgagaCTTTTGATGAAAGTAGCTCTAGGAGTATTTTAGGAGTACTATAGAAAAAGTTGTATTTAGAAACAAGTTTGCTGTGTTTATACCATAAATTATGTTTAACATGTATTTTGTaggtaaaacacatttattcccTGCTATGACATCACATGTCTGGGTTCAAACATCTAAAATTGAAGTGAAACAACCAGTCCTGCAATTTATCATCTCATCTGGTTGGCAAACGCGGAAAGACGTAAAATGAGAATATGAAGATAGGACCGCGTGTGCCAACATCAGTTAAGCATTTGTTTTTCCACAAAACAAACTCCATATTCCTTAATCCCACCAAAGTAAGAAGCAACCAGCTGGGAGGCCCAAACGGCAATGCAAAGTCAACAGTTGTGTGCGAGAGCGAAATCCCCCTCTGATACCTCGGTAATCCccaagtctgccccccccccctccccccaacgcttcaacgtgtgtgtgtgtgtgtgtctttgtgcgctGCAGAGTGACCTGACTCAGGACATCTCCACCTCGGTGCTGTGGGTCAACAACAAGCCCCACATGATCACCCTGGACTACACCATCCACGTGCCCAAGGCCGCCGTGGAGAATCTGCCCGAAGTCAGGTAGCCCGACGCCCGCCGTCACGCTGCCGTGATTCTACTGAGGTTCTACTGAGGttctaacccccccctctcccctccctccctccatcctccaccAGCAAGTTCCGGCTGTCCTACTACCCTCACTGCCTGGAGAGCTTTAAGGGCTTGCTGAGGGGGGCCTTCGGCGGCAAAATGGAGCACAGCGTGTACGGAGACTTCCAGACGTACGTGGCGGGCCAGTCCAAGGCGCCGTGCTACTTCATCCACGTCTGCAAGAAAGCCGCCTGAGCAGCtcggaccgggggggggggggcagctcgcTGTGCTGCTATGGCAAAGTCACATTGGAATGTCttttaagaaaaagaagaaaaaaaagtttcatcatttgtaaaaatagtatatatatatagatatatatatatatatatatcattttatgaaaacacacaacctgCTCAGTGCTCGCCTCGTAGATTCTTGGTATCGAAGGCCTCCTGAGCGGCCCGAAGACTCAAAGTCAGACCACATTAAGCGTTTAGTTTGGCCGCACTTTGCCACAGTTTTGGTAAGTTTGCAGCCACAAAGAACGTCAAAGCACGTTGGAAAAGACGTATTTGAAACGTGTTGGAGCGTCTGTGGTGCTGCTCGGCGCCGCTTGGTGTCGCCTCTCTGAACCCGGGAACATTCAGGCCACCGTGctgaatgacctctgacctcagaaAGGTAAAAAGACTGACTTGTcatatttaaactaaatttgAGTGCAGTTAGCTGGTCAAACAAATGCATTACGAAAAATCAAAGTCTTTAAAATAGTCATCAACCAAAGATTTCAAGTGTTATTTTCTGCTCAATGTtggaatgttttaaaatgtaaatgttacctCGTCGTGCTGCACAGCGCAACTTTCAAATAATTCAGTTCACCCCCAAAAAATAAGAGGAGCGCGATGAAAGAATAATTTATTTTGCGTACTCTTCGGGTTCAGATACATTTGCCTTTGACGCTAAATAGAACACGTGTTCTACCTGCCGAGTCGGGCCTTTGCCTCTCGTAGAACCCGATGTACAGATGGTCGTATTTCACTAAAAGTCTTATGTTTgtgttgccaaaaaaaaaaaattgcaaaacattttgtaatgaaTATATTGATGGATTGGAATACTTTtgcatgaaataaaagtctTTGAAGTAAGTAATGCGCTGATgaaattcttctttttaacgTTGTGTCACTAAAACTGAATTAGAATTAGAACTAGAATGTTTTCAGAACCCGTCCTGTGTAAAAGCTGCTGATCCAAACAGATCGTCCACAGACACTAAATTATACAGTAGATCCCAACACTGACATAACAAACGGTGCAGAACCCCGGTGGGACACAAGAGGTCGCTGTTGCATTACACGTCTTCAA
Protein-coding sequences here:
- the gnmt gene encoding glycine N-methyltransferase, producing MSADGVFRTRSLGVAAEGLPDQYADGKAAKVWELYIGDTQSRTQEYKSWVVSLLREHGVQRILDVACGTGVDSIMLVEEGFKTVSVDASDKMLKYALKSRWERRREPAFDQWVIEEANWLTLPDDIKKPGAGFDAVICLGNSFAHLPDFKGDQSDQKLALQNIASMVRPGGILIIDHRNYDYILETGQAPQGKNIYYKSDLTQDISTSVLWVNNKPHMITLDYTIHVPKAAVENLPEVSKFRLSYYPHCLESFKGLLRGAFGGKMEHSVYGDFQTYVAGQSKAPCYFIHVCKKAA